A stretch of Lachancea thermotolerans CBS 6340 chromosome D complete sequence DNA encodes these proteins:
- the PRO2 gene encoding glutamate-5-semialdehyde dehydrogenase (highly similar to uniprot|P54885 Saccharomyces cerevisiae YOR323C PRO2 Gamma-glutamyl phosphate reductase catalyzes the second step in proline biosynthesis) — MSSTAEIIAKNARLGGNTLKTISNENRSRLLYKIHDGLKANAKSIKEANQLDLQKAKEDSLADSLYKRLDLFKGDKFDTMLIGIKDVAELEDPVGKVRLARQLDENLDLYQVTAPVGALLVIFESRPEVIANITSLAIKSGNAAILKGGKESVHTFREISRIINTVISENEESTGIPASVIQLIETRQDVSDLLQQDLYIDLVVPRGSNELVRKIKSSTKIPVLGHADGICSIYLDSEADLAISKRITIDAKTSYPAGCNAVETILVNPEMPKWWEVLENLSKVGGVTLHVSADVKASYLDFLKQSGAQDDDAQGKIVDADESKDFDREFLSLDCAVKFVHSTEDAIAHINQHSSKHTDAIITENKAKAELFMKGVDSSGVYWNASTRFADGFRYGFGTEVGISTSKIHARGPVGLDGLVSYQYQLRGNGQVASDYIGSGGKKAFIHKNLDISNLRL, encoded by the coding sequence ATGAGCTCTACCGCCGAAATCATTGCAAAGAATGCGCGCCTTGGTGGCAACACCTTGAAAACCATTTCTAACGAAAACCGCTCACGTTTGCTGTACAAAATACACGACGGTTTGAAAGCCAACGCCAAATCcatcaaagaagccaaTCAGCTGGACTTGCAGAAGGCTAAAGAGGACAGCTTGGCGGACTCTCTTTACAAAAGGCTTGACCTGTTTAAAGGCGATAAGTTCGACACGATGCTTATCGGCATTAAGGATGTTGCCGAGCTTGAGGACCCCGTAGGCAAGGTTAGGCTTGCGAGGCAACTTGATGAGAATTTAGATCTGTATCAAGTCACTGCACCAGTTGGAGCACTGCTGGTCATTTTCGAATCGAGACCTGAGGTAATCGCCAATATTACATCCCTGGCCATCAAGTCAGGCAACGCTGCTATCTTAAAAGGTGGCAAAGAATCCGTTCATACTTTCAGAGAGATCTCTCGCATTATCAATACAGTCATTTctgaaaacgaagaaagTACTGGTATTCCTGCAAGTGTGATCCAGTTAATCGAAACTCGCCAGGACGTTTCCGATCTGTTGCAACAAGATCTTTATATTGACTTGGTCGTCCCTCGTGGCTCTAATGAGCTGGTGAGAAAGATCAAGTCCAGTACGAAAATTCCTGTTCTGGGTCACGCAGACGGCATCTGTTCAATCTATTTGGATAGCGAAGCAGACTTGGCAATCTCAAAGCGTATAACCATTGATGCGAAGACTTCCTACCCCGCAGGATGTAACGCAGTGGAGACTATTCTTGTAAATCCTGAAATGCCCAAATGGTGGGAAGTTTTAGAGAACCTGTCTAAGGTTGGTGGGGTTACTCTTCATGTCTCTGCCGATGTGAAAGCCTCTTAtcttgactttttgaagcaatCTGGGGCTCAGGATGACGACGCTCAAGGCAAAATTGTAGATGCCGATGAATCTAAAGACTTTGACAGAGAGTTCTTGTCTCTAGACTGTGCCGTCAAATTTGTTCATTCAACCGAGGATGCTATTGCTCACATTAATCAACATTCGTCTAAACATACAGATGCTATCATAACAGAAAACAAGGCTAAGGCTGAACTTTTTATGAAAGGCGTCGATTCATCGGGAGTTTACTGGAATGCTTCCACAAGGTTTGCGGATGGTTTTAGATACGGTTTTGGAACAGAGGTTGGTATTTCCACAAGTAAAATTCATGCTCGCGGACCTGTTGGACTTGATGGCCTGGTCAGCTACCAATACCAGCTCAGGGGTAACGGGCAGGTCGCTAGTGACTACATCGGCTCAGGCggaaaaaaagctttcatACACAAGAATCTTGACATTTCGAATTTGCGCCTGTAA
- the SAW1 gene encoding DNA-binding protein SAW1 (similar to uniprot|P39735 Saccharomyces cerevisiae YAL027W Hypothetical ORF): protein MVQVQSGVVLPIRIFINRQQVAKTIQDSSTSFETPLLPNNSIIRLKSPLIRVYLSNTDARDLCNDIKKEILLIIYELTSKDVHDTVTGKLKIGNCVDIKEAFGKTRAFSFLYDSDPDRCNLTTLERIGKHQYKLHYDKNWELDIFITDLRKLARIRSVLLARMSWQGSVFPGAAIPVGDLSGTRILRRCREEIMSKKSPTDEPSILLESDDEGALLDTAAVDSSTSTTTRPLKEADLDEDKKPAFKFIHSPMVNLGNCIDIHVLKRPKRARTNRSQAHLDVET from the exons ATGGTCCAAGTGCAATCTGGCGTGGTCCTGCCGATCCGGATATTCATTAACAGACAACAAGTTGCAAAGACCATTCAAGACT CCAGCACATCCTTCGAGACACCGCTATTGCCTAACAACTCCATCATTCGGCTGAAGTCTCCCTTAATTAGGGTGTACCTTTCAAATACTGATGCTAGAGACCTTTGCAACGACATTAAAAAAGAAATATTATTGATCATCTATGAACTGACCTCCAAGGATGTCCACGACACGGTCACTGGAAAGCTGAAGATCGGAAACTGTGTTGATATCAAGGAAGCTTTCGGAAAAACAAGGGCCTTCAGTTTTCTGTACGACTCTGATCCCGACCGCTGTAATCTCACAACTTTAGAGAGAATTGGCAAGCATCAATACAAACTCCATTACGATAAAAATTGGGAACTCGACATATTCATCACAGACTTGAGAAAACTTGCTAGAATACGAAGCGTTCTTCTCGCTCGAATGTCGTGGCAAGGCAGCGTTTTTCCTGGAGCTGCGATTCCTGTTGGCGACCTTTCAGGCACACGGATTCTACGGCGATGCAGAGAAGAAATTatgagcaagaaaagccCTACTGATGAACCTAGCATTCTTTTAGAAAGCGATGACGAGGGTGCTCTGCTCGATACTGCTGCCGTTGATTCCTCTACGTCGACGACTACACGTCCTTTGAAGGAAGCAGATCTTGATGAGGACAAAAAGCCTGCTTTCAAGTTTATACATTCTCCAATGGTTAATCTGGGAAACTGCATTGACATTCACGTCTTGAAAAGGCCAAAGAGAGCACGGACCAACCGCTCTCAGGCACATCTCGATGTTGAAACATAG
- a CDS encoding KLTH0D02090p (conserved hypothetical protein), which yields MPSANEGLGLSPYHRYSQHGSAKISSVSNSDIPRHSFHLRCSAERNAVTEHDFTSASAGKFSDCLFHSCQGGSAGLNGAASSSSPSLSSIHNTDKAPYSSSNSLLNPGSARSGNTARNSSYEPPYLSAPRLRNDRKRLVHQFLNFEEEGQSKHDAQVSLASQHSLIYENSRGESLSQIVLKDLKEIPTCQDSNLDLVRSQSKAKSTALSCQPIMSEISKFDSSLKDLILSISSKDNEMSRSFNDLDVLQHNIQETRAIIQSIQSQVKENDLSRLKGSFEAGSDTSFIKRFSAAISAYSDSLTSFEERIAKCKAELAAQKATVHKLETTIKLNEMLEDSNTNKCTIDRIREYRGIITDAVGLLFLALVIITLKRYLAGRNSSSTYKLHVPEH from the coding sequence ATGCCGTCTGCTAATGAAGGCCTAGGACTTTCGCCATATCATCGCTACTCCCAACATGGCTCTGCTAAGATTTCGTCTGTCTCGAACAGCGACATCCCGAGGCATTCATTTCATCTGAGATGCAGCGCAGAGCGAAACGCGGTAACAGAGCATGACTTTACTTCAGCCAGTGCGGGCAAGTTTAGCGACTGCTTATTTCACTCCTGTCAGGGTGGTAGTGCTGGGCTGAATGGCGCTGCCTCTTCGTCCTCCCCAAGCTTATCCTCTATTCATAATACTGACAAAGCACCTTATAGCTCCTCCAACTCCTTACTAAACCCCGGATCTGCTAGAAGTGGCAACACAGCTCGGAATTCATCTTATGAACCGCCCTACCTCTCTGCTCCGCGCCTCCGAAACGATCGTAAGCGGCTCGTTCATCAGTTTctaaattttgaagaagaaggacaaagCAAGCACGATGCTCAGGTGTCACTAGCTTCTCAGCACTCCTTGATATACGAAAACTCTCGAGGCGAGAGCCTGTCGCAAATTGTATTGAAAGACCTGAAGGAAATACCCACTTGTCAAGATAGCAACTTAGACTTGGTACGATCACAGTCTAAAGCCAAATCCACTGCACTTTCGTGTCAGCCAATCATGAGCGAAATCTCTAAGTTTGACAGCTCTCTAAAAGACCTTATACTCTCGATCTCGAGCAAGGACAACGAAATGTCTCGGAGCTTCAATGACCTAGATGTATTACAGCATAACATACAAGAAACGAGGGCTATAATTCAAAGCATTCAGTCGCAAGTTAAAGAAAACGACCTTTCCAGATTAAAAGGCTCCTTCGAGGCAGGTAGTGACACATCATTTATAAAACGCTTTTCAGCCGCCATTTCTGCGTACAGCGACAGCCTTACTTCTTTTGAGGAACGCATTGCCAAATGCAAAGCTGAGTTGGCAGCTCAAAAGGCTACTGTACACAAGCTCGAGACAACGATCAAGCTGAATGAAATGCTAGAAGACTCGAATACTAACAAGTGTACAATTGATCGAATACGAGAATATAGAGGTATCATCACAGACGCGGTAGGGCTACTCTTCCTCGCACTCGTCATTATTACCTTAAAAAGATATTTGGCTGGGAGGAACAGCTCTAGCACATACAAGTTGCACGTTCCAGAACACTAG
- a CDS encoding myosin family protein (similar to uniprot|P19524 Saccharomyces cerevisiae YOR326W MYO2 One of two type V myosins involved in polarized distribution of mitochondria required for mitochondrion and vacuole inheritance and nuclear spindle orientation moves multiple cargo), whose protein sequence is MSFEVGTRCWYPDKNEGWVGSEVTKLSQPADGKYLLELTLENGESVEIETNTIAEGQDDRLPLLRNPPILEAIEDLTSLSYLNEPAVLHAIKARYGQLNIYTYSGIVLIATNPFDRVEQLYSQDMIQAYAGRRKGELEPHLFAIAEEAYRLMKNDKQNQTIVVSGESGAGKTVSAKYIMRYFASVEQANNDNTSSDHQLEMSETEQRILATNPIMEAFGNAKTTRNDNSSRFGKYLEILFDQNTSIIGARIRTYLLERSRLVFQPQTERNYHIFYQLLEGLSESEKAELHLTKVEDYHYLNQGGDYRIKGVDDAAEYRTTIDALKMVGFAQDTQHQLFKILAALLHIGSIEVKKTRNDSSLSSDEPNLQIACDLLGIDAYGFSKWITKKQITTRSEKIVSNLSFNQAIVARDSVAKFIFSALFDWLVENINTVLCNPEVSNQVSSFIGVLDIYGFEHFEKNSFEQFCINYANEKLQQEFNQHVFKLEQEEYMNEQIEWSFIEFNDNQPCIDLIENKLGILSLLDEESRLPAGSDESWTQKLYQTLDKPPTNSVFSKPRFGQTKFVVSHYALDVAYDVDGFIEKNRDTVSDGHLEVLKASKNETLLAILDTIDNNAAALAKKQEANKKPGPARMVKKPTLGSMFKQSLIDLMTTIDSTNVHYIRCIKPNEDKEAWKFDNLMVLSQLRACGVLETIRISCAGFPSRWTYNEFVLRYHILIPSENWTKIFTSEATEDDIRDLCKQILDVTVKDSTKYQLGNTKIFFKAGMLAYLEKLRGTKMHNACVMIQKKIKGVYYRNKYLAIQSAIHKSQAAVAGALCRQRVDYEIKTLAATSLQSLLRAHTQRKHLKNTFCSIIRVQSLVRRRITQKELLERREFDAAIAIQKKIRGFVPRKHFNTTRGSSVRIQSLVRRKLAQKQLKQLKADAKSVNHLQEVSYKLENKVIQLTQSLADKVKENREMTSRIEELQKSLSESANIKTLLESQKEEHSRDLQEQKNSHDAELANKRAELEQAKEEIAAAKQEIDSLMTKQEELRNDVRLKIENLNKAQQEYADAQTQNSDLKNEVKSLKDEISRLQATIRSGVSANTALAHTPTKNRRFSTHSSLADGMSPRQLNVISMNNGMEDDVRSTASALSQINDELYKILEDTKSLNTEIVEGLLKGFKIPETGVAAELTRKEVLYPARIMIIVLSDMWRLGLTKQSESFLAEAMSTIQKLVTGLKGEDMICHGAFWLTNVRELYSFVVFAQESILNDDSYNSGLNEDEYKEYVTLVTELKDDFESLSYNIYNIWLKKLQKDLEKKAVSAVVMSQSLPGFIANESSQFLPKLFTQSNYYKMDDILTFFNNIYWSMKTYHVEQEVFREVIITLLKYVDSICFNDLIMRRNFLSWKRGLQLNYNVTRLEEWCKSHHIPEGTDCLQHMLQASKLLQLKKANLDDIDIIWEICSSLKPAQIQKLITQYAVADYEVPIPQEILTFVANRVKSESSLSSNGKSQTHSSDIFLHVENGPFEDPFSLIETRRFGKIEAYIPAWMNLPLTRRVVELVTQHVTVQEVERAS, encoded by the coding sequence ATGTCATTCGAAGTGGGAACCAGGTGCTGGTATCCTGATAAGAATGAGGGATGGGTAGGAAGCGAAGTCACGAAACTCTCGCAGCCAGCGGATGGAAAGTACTTGTTGGAATTAACTCTGGAAAACGGCGAAAGTGTTGAGATCGAAACGAACACAATCGCCGAGGGCCAGGATGATAGACTGCCGCTGCTTAGGAATCCACCTATATTAGAGGCGATTGAGGACTTGACGTCACTGTCGTACCTTAATGAGCCTGCTGTTTTGCATGCAATTAAGGCTCGCTACGGCCAGCTCAACATTTACACATACTCAGGGATCGTCTTGATTGCCACCAACCCTTTCGACCGGGTGGAGCAACTCTACTCACAAGACATGATCCAAGCATATGCGGGCCGCCGCAAGGGAGAACTTGAGCCACACCTGTTTGCAATTGCAGAGGAAGCTTACCGTCTAATGAAGAACGACAAGCAGAACCAGACCATCGTTGTAAGTGGTGAGTCCGGTGCCGGCAAAACTGTGTCAGCAAAGTACATCATGCGGTATTTTGCCTCTGTCGAACAAGCTAACAATGACAACACCAGCTCTGACCATCAGTTAGAAATGTCTGAAACAGAGCAGAGAATCTTGGCCACAAATCCTATAATGGAAGCCTTCGGTAACGCGAAAACTACCAGAAATGATAACTCTTCCAGATTCGGTAAGTACCTCGAGATCCTATTCGACCAAAATACTTCCATTATAGGCGCTCGGATCAGAACTTATCTGCTGGAACGTTCGAGATTAGTTTTCCAACCCCAGACTGAAAGAAACTATCATATATTCTATCAACTTTTAGAGGGGCTCTCCGAATCCGAGAAGGCAGAACTCCATTTGACAAAGGTCGAAGATTATCACTACCTAAATCAAGGCGGGGACTACAGAATCAAGGGTGTGGATGATGCCGCAGAGTACCGGACTACCATAGATGCCTTGAAGATGGTTGGGTTCGCTCAAGATACACAGcatcagcttttcaaaattttggcagCTTTGCTTCATATAGGTAGCATTGAGGTTAAAAAAACGAGAAACGACTCCTCCTTAAGCTCTGACGAACCTAATTTGCAAATAGCCTGTGATCTCCTCGGAATTGATGCGTACGGGTTCTCTAAGTGGATCACGAAGAAGCAAATTACAACAAGATCCGAAAAAATTGTCTCTAACTTAAGCTTCAATCAAGCTATTGTTGCCAGAGACTCGGTAGCCAAATTTATTTTCTCTGCTTTGTTTGATTGGTTGGTGGAAAACATTAATACTGTTCTTTGTAATCCAGAAGTTTCAAATCAGGTTAGCTCGTTTATTGGTGTTCTCGACATTTATGGATTCGAACactttgagaagaactCCTTCGAACAATTCTGTATCAATTATGCCAACgagaagctgcaacaagAATTCAACCAGCATGTCTTTAAGCTTGAACAGGAAGAGTATATGAATGAACAGATCGAGTGGTCATTTATTGAGTTTAACGACAATCAGCCTTGCATTGACTTgattgaaaacaagctaGGCATATTATCATTGCTAGATGAGGAATCAAGGCTTCCCGCTGGTTCCGACGAAAGTTGGACTCAAAAGCTTTACCAAACTTTAGACAAACCTCCAACGAACtctgttttttcaaagcctAGGTTTGGACAAACCAAGTTTGTTGTCTCACATTACGCTTTGGATGTCGCATACGATGTTGATGGcttcattgaaaaaaacagaGACACTGTTTCTGACGGACACCttgaggttttgaaggcttcTAAGAACGAAACACTACTGGCTATCTTGGATACCATCGACAAtaatgctgctgctttggccaagaaacaggaagccaacaaaaaaccAGGTCCCGCTAGAATGGTTAAAAAACCTACTTTGGGTTCCATGTTCAAACAATCTTTAATCGATCTTATGACCACGATTGATTCTACCAACGTTCATTACATTCGCTGCATAAAGCCAAATGAGGATaaagaagcttggaagTTTGACAACCTTATGGTTTTGTCCCAACTTCGTGCTTGCGGTGTTTTAGAGACCATTCGTATCTCTTGTGCAGGGTTTCCTTCAAGATGGACGTACAATGAGTTTGTTCTTAGGTATCATATCTTGATACCCTCTGAAAACTGGACAAAGATTTTTACATCTGAAGCAACCGAAGATGACATCAGAGACCTCTGCAAGCAAATACTTGATGTTACGGTCAAAGACAGCACCAAATATCAGTTAGGTAATACCAagatctttttcaaggcagGTATGCTAGCATATTTGGAGAAGTTGAGAGGCACAAAGATGCATAACGCTTGCGTTATGATacagaagaaaatcaaAGGTGTTTACTACCGTAACAAGTACTTAGCTATCCAAAGCGCTATTCACAAGTCTCAGGCTGCAGTCGCGGGTGCCTTATGCCGTCAAAGAGTTGACTATGAAATCAAAACCCTTGCCGCAACCTCATTACAAAGCCTTCTCAGAGCTCACACCCAGAGAAAGCACCTCAAGAATACGTTCTGTTCCATCATCAGGGTCCAATCGCTGGTCAGAAGACGTATCACCCAAAAGGAGTTGTTAGAAAGGCGAGAGTTTGATGCTGCTATAGCTATTCAGAAAAAGATAAGGGGATTTGTCCCAAGGAAACACTTCAACACTACTAGAGGATCATCTGTTAGAATTCAATCTCTTGTGAGAAGAAAATTAGCGCAGAAACAACTGAAGCAACTAAAAGCTGATGCCAAGTCTGTCAatcatcttcaagaagtcagctacaagctcgaaaataAAGTTATTCAGCTGACTCAGTCCTTAGCAGACAAAGTTAAAGAAAACAGAGAAATGACCTCTCGTAtagaagagcttcaaaagtcATTGAGTGAATCTGCAAATATAAAGACTTTGCTGgaatctcaaaaagaagagcattCAAGGGAtctacaagaacaaaagaacTCGCATGATGCCGAGCTCGCAAACAAAAGAGCTGAATTGGAGCAAGCCAAGGAAGAAATTGCAGCtgcaaagcaagaaatcgACAGTTTAATgacaaaacaagaagagttACGGAACGATGTGCGcctcaaaattgaaaacctCAATAAAGCGCAACAGGAATATGCCGACGCGCAGACTCAAAACTCTGACCTGAAGAACGAAGTCAAATCCCTAAAAGATGAAATAAGTCGTTTGCAAGCTACTATCCGCAGCGGGGTTAGCGCAAACACAGCGCTTGCTCACACTCCAACCAAAAATAGAAGGTTTAGCACCCATAGCAGTTTGGCCGACGGCATGTCGCCAAGGCAGTTGAACGTGATTTCTATGAACAATGGGATGGAGGACGACGTCAGATCTACTGCAAGTGCTCTTTCTCAGATAAATGACGAACTTTACAAAATTCTTGAGGACACGAAGTCGCTAAACACAGAGATTGTTGAGGGCTTATTGAAAGGCTTTAAAATCCCAGAAACTGGCGTCGCCGCAGAGCTAACAAGGAAGGAGGTACTTTATCCGGCCAGGATAATGATAATTGTGTTGAGTGACATGTGGAGACTGGGCTTAACCAAACAAAGTGAAAGCTTTCTGGCGGAAGCCATGTCAACCATCCAAAAGCTTGTCACTGGGTTGAAAGGAGAGGACATGATTTGCCACGGTGCGTTTTGGCTCACAAATGTGCGTGAGCTCTACTCTTTCGTTGTTTTTGCTCAGGAATCCATTCTCAATGATGACTCTTATAATAGCGGTCTGAATGAAGATGAATACAAAGAGTACGTGACTCTCGTCACAGAATTAAAGGACGACTTCGAATCTTTGAGCTATAATATTTACAATATctggctcaaaaagctgcaaaaagatctggagaagaaagctgtTTCTGCTGTGGTCATGTCACAGTCGCTACCTGGCTTCATCGCTAACGAGTCTTCACAGTTTTTGCCTAAACTTTTCACGCAGTCAAATTACTACAAGATGGATGACATTTTGacttttttcaacaacatttACTGGTCCATGAAGACTTACCACGTTGAGCAAGAGGTGTTCCGTGAGGTAATTATTACCCTTTTGAAATACGTGGATTCAATTTGTTTCAACGACCTGATCATGAGGAGAAACTTTTTGTCGTGGAAAAGAGGGCTGCAACTGAACTACAATGTTACCAGACTTGAAGAATGGTGCAAATCGCACCACATTCCCGAAGGTACTGATTGTTTACAGCATatgcttcaagcttctaAACTGCTgcaactcaaaaaagctaaCTTAGATGACATTGACATCATATGGGAGATATGCTCATCGCTCAAGCCAGCACAGATTCAAAAGCTAATAACACAGTACGCAGTTGCCGACTACGAAGTGCCGATCCCACAAGAAATTCTAACATTTGTCGCAAATCGCGTGAAAAGTGAGTCTTCTTTATCATCAAACGGAAAGTCTCAAACCCACAGCAGTGACATTTTCCTTCATGTAGAAAACGGGCCCTTCGAAGATCCATTCAGTTTGATCGAGACAAGACGTTTTGGCAAAATTGAAGCATACATCCCAGCGTGGATGAACTTGCCATTGACAAGGAGGGTTGTTGAACTGGTCACGCAACATGTGACTGTTCAAGAGGTTGAAAGAGCTAGCTAA